Proteins found in one Candidatus Hydrogenedentota bacterium genomic segment:
- a CDS encoding sialidase family protein — MKHVKVYFEKGRFGGWPANHGIWSWGNEILVGFSRGYYKDMGPSRHHIDREKPEEHLLARSMDGGETWQIEDPAAQGYLIPQGKALHGAETPGVKIPKLRDCPGNIHFTHPDFAMTVRMSSIDAGVSRFYYSYDRGHSWEGPFRLPNFDTPGVAARTDYLVGGDRDCMLFLTAAKRNGKEGRPFCARTRDGGATWDFVSWIGPEPAGYAIMPATVRLAPEELITVIRCREGDSSWLTAHVSRDNGQTWKEQGRPVESTGEGNPASLTLLDDGRLCLVYGYRAKPFSMRARISDDGGASWGKDIVLRDDGAGRDIGYPRSVQRPDGKMVSVYYFHDDATGPERYIAATIWDPAVCR, encoded by the coding sequence GTGAAACATGTGAAGGTGTACTTTGAAAAGGGGCGTTTTGGCGGCTGGCCTGCGAATCACGGGATATGGAGTTGGGGCAACGAAATCTTGGTTGGGTTCAGCCGGGGCTATTACAAGGACATGGGGCCCTCGCGGCACCATATTGACCGCGAGAAACCGGAGGAGCATCTGCTGGCGCGAAGCATGGACGGCGGCGAAACGTGGCAAATCGAAGATCCCGCCGCGCAGGGCTATTTGATTCCGCAAGGCAAGGCGCTGCACGGCGCCGAGACGCCGGGCGTGAAGATCCCCAAACTTCGGGACTGTCCGGGGAACATCCATTTTACGCATCCAGACTTTGCAATGACGGTGCGAATGTCGAGCATAGACGCGGGCGTGTCGCGTTTTTACTATTCATACGATCGCGGCCATTCGTGGGAGGGGCCGTTCCGCCTGCCGAATTTCGATACGCCGGGCGTGGCGGCGCGCACGGATTACCTCGTCGGAGGCGATCGCGATTGCATGTTGTTTCTTACGGCGGCCAAGCGGAACGGCAAGGAAGGCCGGCCTTTCTGCGCGCGCACGCGCGACGGCGGCGCCACGTGGGACTTCGTGTCGTGGATCGGGCCGGAACCGGCAGGATATGCGATCATGCCGGCCACGGTCCGCCTCGCCCCGGAGGAGTTGATCACGGTGATCCGTTGCCGGGAAGGCGATTCAAGCTGGCTGACCGCCCATGTTTCACGCGACAACGGCCAGACTTGGAAAGAACAGGGACGTCCCGTGGAAAGCACGGGGGAGGGAAACCCCGCGAGTCTTACCCTGTTGGACGATGGCCGCCTGTGTCTGGTCTACGGTTACCGCGCAAAGCCGTTCAGCATGCGCGCCCGGATCAGCGATGACGGCGGCGCGTCATGGGGCAAGGACATTGTGTTACGCGACGATGGCGCGGGCCGCGACATCGGGTATCCACGAAGCGTTCAGCGTCCCGATGGCAAAATGGTCAGCGTCTACTATTTCCACGACGACGCCACCGGCCCGGAACGTTACATCGCCGCGACGATCTGGGATCCGGCCGTGTGCCGGTAA
- the der gene encoding ribosome biogenesis GTPase Der, whose amino-acid sequence MPKKSKLPLVAICGRPNVGKSTLFNRICGKQSAIIHSEEGITRDRAYTTASWKDVAFRLVDTGGIVENPDDSVVEKMQRQVRVALQEADVILFVIDGQQELTRIDSELREELFSLGKPIVLAVNKLDNATLEMNRYNFYELGMGDPVAISSTHNLGIGELLDAVVEHLPKKPPAEEAEEGPEVTRVAVIGKPNVGKSSFVNAILNEERQIVDSTPGTTRDAIDIEFEWKGRHYVLIDTAGMRKKAGIRKHVEFYSVSRSLRAVRRSDVCLVMMDATEGITDQDKRIVDYVQEQGTAMVLLWSKWDLVEDKEARFAELAGEIDLKAPFLKHVPYLTVSNLTRLRLFKAFDFIDKAAEAATKRIPTAELNRLLEEVRAKHTPPSHGGKAAKILYATQASVKPTTFVLFVNQKRLFHFSYLRYIENALRDRHGFAGVPIRIELREEKPRETRSGR is encoded by the coding sequence ATGCCCAAAAAAAGCAAATTGCCATTGGTCGCCATCTGTGGACGGCCCAATGTCGGAAAATCCACGCTGTTCAACCGCATCTGCGGAAAACAGAGCGCCATCATCCATTCGGAGGAAGGCATCACACGCGACCGGGCCTACACGACGGCTTCGTGGAAAGACGTGGCGTTCCGGTTGGTGGACACGGGCGGTATCGTGGAAAACCCGGACGATTCCGTCGTCGAAAAGATGCAGCGGCAGGTGCGCGTCGCCCTTCAGGAGGCGGATGTCATCCTGTTCGTGATAGACGGTCAGCAGGAGTTGACGCGCATTGACAGCGAATTGCGCGAGGAATTGTTTTCGCTGGGCAAACCGATCGTGCTCGCGGTCAACAAACTCGACAACGCAACACTCGAAATGAACCGGTATAACTTCTACGAACTCGGCATGGGCGATCCCGTCGCCATTTCGTCCACGCACAACCTCGGCATCGGGGAATTGCTCGACGCGGTCGTCGAACATCTGCCCAAGAAACCGCCCGCCGAGGAGGCCGAGGAGGGGCCGGAGGTCACGCGCGTCGCGGTGATCGGAAAGCCCAACGTCGGCAAATCGTCGTTTGTCAACGCGATCCTCAACGAGGAGCGGCAAATCGTGGACAGCACGCCCGGCACGACGCGCGACGCAATTGATATCGAGTTCGAATGGAAAGGCCGGCATTACGTGCTGATAGACACGGCGGGGATGCGCAAGAAGGCCGGCATCCGGAAACACGTCGAGTTTTACAGCGTAAGCCGGTCGCTGCGCGCCGTGCGCCGGTCCGATGTCTGTCTCGTGATGATGGACGCAACCGAAGGCATCACCGACCAGGACAAGCGGATCGTGGATTATGTCCAGGAACAGGGCACGGCGATGGTGTTGCTGTGGAGCAAATGGGACCTCGTCGAAGACAAGGAGGCGCGTTTTGCGGAGCTGGCCGGCGAGATTGATCTCAAGGCCCCGTTTCTCAAGCACGTGCCGTATCTGACCGTGTCGAACCTGACGCGGCTGCGCCTGTTCAAGGCCTTCGATTTCATAGACAAGGCCGCCGAGGCCGCCACGAAACGCATCCCGACCGCGGAACTGAACCGGCTCCTGGAAGAGGTGCGCGCAAAGCACACGCCGCCGAGCCACGGCGGCAAGGCGGCGAAGATCCTGTATGCGACGCAGGCGAGCGTGAAGCCGACGACCTTCGTGCTATTCGTCAACCAGAAGCGCCTGTTCCATTTCAGTTATCTGCGGTACATCGAAAACGCCCTGCGCGACCGCCATGGGTTTGCGGGCGTGCCGATCCGCATCGAATTGCGTGAGGAAAAACCGCGCGAGACGCGTTCCGGACGTTAA
- a CDS encoding DUF4838 domain-containing protein, giving the protein MHRLSWFCVPMCGLLFCGISAGSGDNKGGAGGAVPFTLARDGQPACSIVVAQHPTPAARLAALELQFHVLKITGAELRIRTDAEIVAGPRILVGDSEATRAMGLKGADFAPQEYLIAFRPETIILIGRDWEDTEANRRELGRPMNCGDTLDATRQRIDYWKTVGYAERSAGEMELPGVYDDQATCYATYDFLERFCKVRWYGPSETGILIPSCRSLVVKGADIRRSPVLKYRDALWSGNWPFMQKQWGPVTRSEVYLFWRRLRLGGEKWAGNHTFHPKTIQTMLNDPAYQAQGPGHGTQLCYSNPRLVEQVAQMARDFFDGKQNAPEGWKAVGDYFAIVPDDNSKFCRCERCQVLLASGKDMDTGQFSSGTVSNYFFSFVNAVAREVRKTHPDKYIATLAYWNYALPPRGFDIEPNVSVAPCLHTCVYAFHREMRENDMSLYKEWLQKAKAPVFLWNYYHHPMEPALIDKWKCFPNVMAHNTADSMRMFIRDGVRGIFICGEQDMLEGYVIAKIWDDPEQDVDAILREFFQRYFGHAAKPMEKFYRLLEAIACDPKNYPPPYYRKNGIDWRGVAWKTLGTEERMKKLGALMASARSSARTDLEKRRVGLWQDAFWKWMEDGRNEYVAKRSQTTGKEGK; this is encoded by the coding sequence ATGCACCGTTTGTCCTGGTTTTGTGTGCCGATGTGCGGGTTGCTGTTCTGCGGGATATCAGCGGGAAGTGGTGATAACAAAGGCGGAGCAGGCGGCGCCGTCCCGTTCACGCTGGCGCGGGATGGACAGCCGGCGTGCAGCATTGTCGTGGCGCAACATCCAACGCCTGCCGCGCGTCTGGCGGCCCTTGAACTCCAGTTCCATGTATTGAAAATCACGGGAGCGGAACTGCGCATCCGCACGGACGCGGAGATTGTTGCGGGGCCACGCATACTCGTGGGCGACAGCGAAGCCACGCGCGCCATGGGACTCAAGGGCGCCGATTTCGCGCCGCAGGAATACCTCATCGCCTTTCGACCAGAGACAATCATCCTCATCGGTCGCGATTGGGAGGACACGGAGGCCAATCGGCGCGAACTGGGCCGTCCGATGAATTGCGGCGACACGCTCGACGCGACCCGCCAACGGATAGACTACTGGAAGACGGTCGGATATGCCGAACGGAGCGCCGGGGAAATGGAACTTCCGGGCGTCTACGACGATCAGGCGACGTGTTACGCCACGTATGACTTCCTTGAACGGTTCTGCAAGGTGCGATGGTACGGACCATCGGAAACGGGCATCCTGATCCCTTCATGCCGGTCGCTTGTCGTCAAGGGCGCGGACATTCGCCGTTCGCCGGTCCTCAAATATCGCGACGCGCTATGGTCGGGCAATTGGCCGTTCATGCAGAAGCAGTGGGGGCCGGTCACGCGGTCCGAAGTGTACCTTTTCTGGCGCCGGTTGCGTCTCGGCGGTGAGAAATGGGCCGGTAATCACACGTTCCATCCCAAGACGATCCAAACCATGCTCAATGATCCCGCCTATCAGGCGCAGGGACCCGGCCACGGCACGCAGCTCTGTTACTCGAATCCCCGACTCGTCGAACAGGTCGCGCAGATGGCGCGGGATTTCTTCGACGGCAAGCAGAACGCGCCCGAAGGCTGGAAAGCCGTCGGCGACTATTTCGCGATTGTCCCGGACGACAATTCGAAATTCTGCCGGTGCGAGCGGTGCCAAGTGTTACTCGCGTCGGGGAAAGACATGGACACCGGCCAGTTCAGCAGCGGCACGGTCAGCAACTATTTCTTTTCCTTCGTGAACGCGGTGGCGCGCGAGGTGCGCAAGACGCATCCGGATAAGTACATCGCGACGCTGGCTTATTGGAACTATGCGCTGCCGCCGCGTGGCTTCGACATCGAACCCAATGTGTCCGTGGCGCCGTGCCTCCATACGTGCGTCTACGCCTTTCACAGGGAAATGCGCGAAAACGACATGAGTCTCTACAAGGAATGGCTGCAAAAGGCAAAAGCGCCGGTCTTTCTATGGAACTATTACCATCACCCCATGGAACCGGCCTTGATTGACAAATGGAAATGTTTTCCGAACGTCATGGCGCACAACACGGCGGATTCGATGCGGATGTTCATCCGCGATGGCGTCCGCGGGATTTTCATCTGCGGCGAGCAGGACATGCTTGAAGGGTATGTTATCGCCAAAATTTGGGACGATCCCGAACAGGACGTGGACGCCATTCTGCGCGAGTTCTTCCAGCGATATTTCGGGCATGCCGCCAAACCGATGGAAAAATTCTACCGTCTCTTGGAGGCGATCGCCTGTGATCCGAAAAACTATCCGCCGCCGTACTACCGAAAGAACGGCATTGATTGGCGGGGTGTCGCATGGAAGACGCTCGGCACGGAAGAACGCATGAAGAAGCTGGGCGCCCTGATGGCCTCCGCGCGATCGTCCGCCCGGACCGACCTTGAAAAACGCCGGGTGGGTCTGTGGCAGGATGCCTTCTGGAAATGGATGGAGGACGGCCGAAACGAATACGTGGCGAAACGATCCCAAACGACCGGTAAAGAGGGAAAATAG
- the plsY gene encoding glycerol-3-phosphate 1-O-acyltransferase PlsY, whose translation MQYMAIVLSYLLGSIPTGLWLGLAFCRVDIREHGSKNIGATNTLRVLGKTWGALALAGDMLKGLLPVLLFAPVSDWSHFPLACGVAAILGHTFSIFLRFRGGKGVATGTGVFLALCPKPTLIAAVVFAAVFGATRMVSAGSMSAAAVLAAAAWFLEPSLPVRIAATLIAILVVWKHRANIRRIISGTENRL comes from the coding sequence ATGCAATACATGGCAATCGTTCTTTCGTACCTGCTGGGTTCGATACCCACCGGGTTATGGCTCGGCCTTGCCTTTTGCCGTGTGGATATCCGCGAACACGGCAGCAAAAACATCGGCGCGACGAATACCTTGCGCGTGCTCGGCAAGACATGGGGCGCGCTGGCGCTGGCGGGCGACATGCTCAAGGGGCTGCTGCCCGTCCTGCTGTTCGCGCCGGTTTCCGACTGGAGCCATTTTCCCCTCGCGTGCGGCGTGGCGGCCATCCTCGGCCACACGTTTTCGATCTTCCTGCGGTTCCGCGGCGGCAAGGGCGTCGCCACCGGCACGGGCGTGTTCCTTGCACTGTGTCCGAAACCGACACTGATCGCCGCTGTCGTGTTCGCCGCCGTCTTCGGCGCGACGCGCATGGTGAGCGCCGGTTCCATGAGCGCCGCCGCCGTCCTCGCCGCCGCGGCATGGTTTCTCGAACCCTCCCTGCCCGTCCGCATCGCCGCCACCCTTATCGCCATCCTGGTCGTCTGGAAACACCGAGCGAACATCCGGCGCATCATCTCCGGAACCGAAAACCGCTTGTAA
- the hydE gene encoding [FeFe] hydrogenase H-cluster radical SAM maturase HydE, with translation MGEFSNLDTAAILGWLREEDPERLETLWKAADAVRKANVGDEVHLRGLIEISNYCCRLCGYCGLRADNKGLDRYRMSEDEIMACVHQAAEYGYGTVVMQAGEDYGITREWLANLIRRIKSETALAVTLSLGERPDADLAAWREAGADRYLLRFETSDADLYALIHPAHAGRLSDRIAMLRRLREIGYEPGSGVMVGIPGQTYASLARDLETFRALDLDMIGVGPYLSHPSTPLGQGRWTRKVAPEDQAPNTELMTYKTVALTRLLCPHSNIPSTTALATINKARGRELGLMRGANVVMPNLTPVKYRALYEIYPAKACIDETAQQCRACLHARIASIGRSVGKGPGGRRKNATIGE, from the coding sequence ATGGGTGAATTTTCCAATCTGGACACGGCGGCGATTCTGGGCTGGCTGCGCGAGGAGGATCCGGAACGCCTGGAAACGCTTTGGAAAGCGGCGGATGCCGTGCGCAAGGCGAATGTCGGCGACGAGGTCCATCTGCGCGGTTTGATCGAAATTTCCAACTATTGTTGCCGGCTGTGCGGTTACTGCGGTTTGCGCGCGGACAACAAGGGGCTTGACCGTTACCGGATGTCCGAAGACGAAATCATGGCATGTGTACATCAGGCGGCCGAGTACGGCTACGGCACGGTCGTGATGCAGGCGGGCGAGGATTACGGCATCACGCGCGAATGGCTCGCGAACCTGATACGGCGCATCAAGTCCGAGACGGCGCTCGCGGTCACGCTGAGTCTGGGCGAACGCCCCGACGCGGACTTGGCGGCATGGCGCGAGGCCGGCGCGGATCGCTACCTGTTGCGTTTCGAGACGAGCGACGCCGATTTGTATGCGCTTATCCATCCGGCCCATGCGGGGCGTCTGTCCGACCGGATTGCCATGCTGCGCCGGCTCCGCGAAATCGGCTACGAACCCGGCAGCGGCGTCATGGTCGGCATTCCGGGACAGACCTATGCGAGCCTTGCGCGGGATTTGGAAACGTTCCGCGCCTTGGATCTCGACATGATCGGCGTCGGCCCGTATCTCTCGCATCCCTCGACGCCGCTCGGCCAGGGCAGATGGACGCGCAAGGTCGCGCCGGAAGATCAGGCGCCCAACACGGAATTGATGACATATAAGACGGTCGCGTTGACGCGGCTGTTGTGTCCGCACTCGAACATTCCGAGCACGACCGCTCTTGCGACCATCAACAAGGCGCGGGGACGTGAACTGGGCCTCATGCGCGGCGCCAACGTCGTCATGCCCAACCTTACGCCCGTGAAGTACCGCGCCTTGTACGAGATCTACCCCGCCAAGGCCTGCATTGACGAGACCGCGCAGCAATGCCGCGCCTGTCTTCACGCCCGTATTGCTTCAATCGGCCGGTCCGTGGGCAAAGGTCCCGGCGGTCGCCGGAAGAACGCAACGATTGGAGAGTGA